The region ggaagttgaATCACGGAaactttgtttctgaggcaagtgcgccacggctgctcaaagcATTTTGAAATTCATTGAGTTTTTGAGAATAGTTTTAAAACGTTATCTTCAGTCTCATCCCAGCTCTTCTCATACTTTCAACAACATCTTTTATCCTAAAATCATCTGGATTCTTCATCtaatattctattaaaaaaaaacataattttccCCCCTGTTTTTAAGTagctaaatttactaaaaaactaaCCTTATTGAGGTCAACCTTTCCTGGCTCTCCCTCATCCCCATagtcaaaaaatttcagttCCTCCCACTCCCTCCTATTTTGTTGACATAGTTAACAGACAGCTCTTCGGAAGACGTAATTATTtgagtaatttgtaaaaatagtaGTAACAAAGTCATATTGTTTTCTGacaaagtatagaaaaaatgtCAATCAATTTTGAAACTGCAACTAACACATTGCCTCAAATACAAGGACATTTTACTTGGGGAATTTATTTACAATGGTTCGAAATCACAGAGAGTGATATTAGTAATTTACAGGagtcatgaaaaaaaatttgattttaatattgagtatcaaaattctaaaaaaatttaggatacagtcaaataaaaaaaataaaaattgtttaaaatgttaataatatagtctagtttttatatttgctgttaaaatataaattatacagTCTAGTTTTTATCTTTgcagttaaaatataaattatacagTCTAGTTCTTATCTTTGctgttgcaataaattttttattaatagtttatacaaaatttcatattattaattgtactaccttatatatttaaagtgtacttctaaatgtatttataattttaaacatgtCGACTAAATTAAATAGAGATTGGCGCATTGGAGCCaatctaattattttaaatttttaaactttttttgtcttattccctaaaagtttttaaaactattttcttcaGAATTATCACAATTATTGccattgtttgtttttttttgttgttgttttgaaaaaaaaaatatcaaaattatccttttttcatttttattacatttttcgTCTTAGATTTTAGCAGTTATTAAatgctttagttaaaaaactattaaatgcgttaaaaatattaaatgcgtTAGTTAAAAAACCAGGAATTTTTTTACGCAATTAAACAGCAATTATTTACAGTTAAATTTCGTAACTAAGGTTTTCGCTCAAtcgtttttacatatataaccAAAGTCATACAACACAATCCCAGACCTCTGTCGTTATGACTATGATAAAACTAGCAATATTGCCAACATATATGTATGTCTGCTTTGCCTGCTTCAATAGTTGCTGCTAATTTGGTCTACgagtatatattatttattcataataaagGATAAATCATATTAATATGATATGGTATATATTGTAGctatttatcataaaagtaaacttatttgtTTACGCTCGTTTTAATTAGataccattttttattattttcaatataactGAAAATTCCTCCGACAGCAGTTTTAACTGTAGGGTATAACAGAGATAGATTTTGGCGTTAACAGCTTTACGATAACTAAATTTGCTCCTACCGTTAAGCAAATGGAGAacataaaaatacaagtttattttaacgCTGGCGTTAAAAACTGCCGAATAACCTTTAATCAGTCGTAGGCTTAACGTTGGGTTTATCGAAGAGAAGTGGATATGGCTGCAGGGCTAAATAAATCTTTAGAactatgcttttttttattgaattaaaattgtttattgcgCATCAAGCTGGGTTCAATGtcttaaaattgctttaaagaTTGTGtagttattgtatattataaatttattacatgtAATGAgtttttgattcaaataaaaaaaaagtcatgcgaaaaaaaaaaggaaaaaaaaccattatcacgatttttaaaaaagttctaaagaataaaaatattctaaagaataaaaataataaaagttttaaagaataaagaatatttaaataaacaagaatGAAACCTAAAAATAAGACATGGTAATATTACacatgaataaataaaatagatgggttgaaataattaaaatgtttataaaagagTATTTGGAGGAACGACTATAACAGGAACTTCGGAATGATGAAGTACATAGTCACTAGTACTGCCTAATAAGGTTCTTGACCATTCTCCTAAACCTCTTTGTCCCAATACTATTATATCTGCGGCTTTGTTCCTCGCTAACTCACAAATCATACAACCGACAGATTTTGAGTTATCATCCACAACCGCCTCAGTAAATTCAATATCGTTTTCTTTGCAAAGACATCTGAACTTCTCGACAACATTTTCACTGTCTTTAATACTTTCATCTATTTGATTTCGGTTTTCTTCGCTTGTTGGACAGTAACCAGATAAAATTGCTGCTATTGGCAATTGAGGCATCTGGTGTATATGAAGTAGTATTAAAGTATCACCTTTTCGATGGTAATTATTTGCGTACCATTCAAATGCAAGCTCGCAAGGTTTACTGCCATCAATAGCCAAACAATTCATTCTGCTAgtttccagtttttttccagtttccatttttataaacttcacttctttttattactttacatataaaaaaataattttttttatgattatttaataatattatcaaaaaactagcgtaattataaataaaaaataaagcaagtaaACATAATGCTTaactataattttgtttatataccCACATTAGTCCATTTACGGTAACAGCAAGTATATGTACGTGTAATgcttaatataatattatataaagttgtttttctgggttagaaatttttttcaatgtcaCCTAtgagaaacaaaaaactttataaccaattataataatagattTACCTCCTCCATTTtcgatttttattactttgtttaatttgaacagatattttttccaaaaataatgcACGATGAAGAGTTGTCAAACTTGAGTATTTTCTAAAGCTACATTAACGTCGTAAATTATGTGGTTATTGCCATTTAATGGcggttttgaaaaaaacacttttttttttatcattttccttattattattattattattattattattattattattattattattattattattattgttgttgttgttgttgttgttgttgttgttattttatgttgttttatatttttagagttcCTAAAATAACCCGCACTTATTCGTGCAATTCTTTCTTGAAATAGTTGTTGGTATTGTGGTACGGAAGAACTTTAAAggagaaaaaaacaattaactgaATGAcgtatgaaaataatattacgaaaaaatattaattaaaaaagtattatttataaataataataatttaaagaatcaaattatatttcaaaatttctatAACTAGGAATAATTTTAgcataatataaatttgttttttatttttttaatcagtaAGGTGCTCCAAAATGTCATTACGATTTTATTACAGAGCACCGCTGATTTTGTATTAAAGGCTATGATTTTTAgcaataaactaaaaattacgccataaaaacaaacaaaaatagttttaaaccgATAAAAGGTGTAAAACTAAATAGTAGAAAAGTAAACTATTCAttactgaaataatttattacttctatttatttatttttaaatttcgaaTTGTCCAATAAAGCAATAAAGTCAATTAAGTGAGATACCAATTAAGTAGAAATATATCTTTTTACGTTAAAATCAACAgtatataacaatttaatgatgtataacttataaataactttaatgatgtgttaagaaaaaaattcaatgatatattatacatataataatatacaatggTGTTTTAAGAATAACTGAAGGGTTAAAGAAAACAACGGGGAATGTCAGTTTTTCGCAAACTGagataaatcaattttaattttcaaagacttccctaacctttttttttttacaagaaacagCCTGGCCTAGatttattgttttcaattgACCTtacaaagaaagaaaaaatgtactagttttgatttttttttcaaaaactgttgtTTTGCTATAGAATTTTGCAgcttttatctaaaattaagcTTTCCGGTTTTTGAGTTGCAAAATGTATTTCTTTACTAAGGCTAGCTTTGAGCAAATTTAAGCTGTAGTTTCTTTTTACAAGCCTTGACTTTTTTTATCCCAGCAGCCTTTTGGTCCAAAGaaatcgttttttaaacgtcatgAACGTACGTTGTGAACTTCTTTAAACGTA is a window of Hydra vulgaris chromosome 15, alternate assembly HydraT2T_AEP DNA encoding:
- the LOC100198645 gene encoding uncharacterized protein LOC100198645, with the translated sequence METGKKLETSRMNCLAIDGSKPCELAFEWYANNYHRKGDTLILLHIHQMPQLPIAAILSGYCPTSEENRNQIDESIKDSENVVEKFRCLCKENDIEFTEAVVDDNSKSVGCMICELARNKAADIIVLGQRGLGEWSRTLLGSTSDYVLHHSEVPVIVVPPNTLL